In Arachis hypogaea cultivar Tifrunner chromosome 17, arahy.Tifrunner.gnm2.J5K5, whole genome shotgun sequence, a single window of DNA contains:
- the LOC112766524 gene encoding uncharacterized protein: MNFVFFVETLVLLLQKHAPCSAPSLLHAVFTPPPLAVALLLRLHICSPPFTVALLLRLLTFAHHSPRRSSSSSPSLTTHHRRSSSSSLTTHRDIEEVLSLSKKNPSRCSLFQAVSPPSNLVQPPSPLLLLQRRRNFSLSLRCVASVPLLLFVPVPSPVLHCSLSLILVASKKSSGKVPSRED, translated from the exons ATGAATTTTGTTTTCTTTGTAGAAACCCTCGTTCTTCTCCTCCAAAAACACGCGCCTTGCTCAGCTCCTTCTCTGCTTCACGCCGTTTTCACGCCACCACCACTCGCCGTCGCCCTTCTCCTTCGTCTTCACATTTGCTCACCCCCATTCACCGTCGCCCTTCTCCTTCGTCTTCTCACCTTCGCTCACCACTCACCGCGCCGCTCCTCATCTTCTTCACCTTCGCTCACCACTCACCATCGCCGCTCCTCATCTTCGTCGCTCACCACTCACCGAGACATTGAAGAAGTTCTCTCCCTCTCAAAGAAAAACCCTAGCCGCTGTTCTCTTTTTCAAGCTGTGTCGCCGCCGTCGAATCTGGTCCAGCCGCCGTCCCCGCTCCTACTGCTCCAGCGCCGTCGCAACTTCTCTTTATCATTGCGTTGCGTCGCCTCTGTTCCACTGCTGTTGTTTGTTCCAGTTCCGTCGCCTGTGCTCCACTGCTCCCTCTCCCTCATCTTG GTTGCATCCAAAAAAAGTTCAGGAAAAGTTCCTTCAAGAGAGGATTAA